One genomic segment of Chitinophaga sancti includes these proteins:
- a CDS encoding pyridoxal kinase — translation MPKNIISIQSQVASGYVGNNIAGFAIQLHGIDLTLLPTVFLSAHTGHPVIFGEAISPALLSDLVKGIGAINIPADADYLISGFCNLPENIDIIANTALQYPHLKFVYDPVFGDFHSGGLYFEKEIATYSVNQLLPLAHTLTPNHWELEFILQQSFKTISELKTAIQQHDILRDKTIVLTSANLTDTPPDVMEVILIRKGETTRFYGPKIALETTGTGDLFTAIITSQLTLGKNIEQAIRIAMDFIYHTLIYVQSVNEKELSAASLMKHLDLLK, via the coding sequence ATGCCAAAAAACATCATCAGTATCCAAAGCCAGGTAGCCTCCGGCTACGTAGGCAATAACATTGCAGGGTTTGCCATCCAGCTCCATGGCATCGACCTTACCTTACTGCCTACCGTATTCTTATCCGCCCACACCGGTCACCCGGTGATCTTTGGCGAAGCCATCTCCCCTGCCTTACTATCCGACCTGGTAAAAGGCATCGGCGCCATCAACATCCCTGCTGACGCAGACTATCTCATCAGCGGCTTCTGTAACCTGCCCGAAAATATCGACATCATCGCCAATACCGCCCTCCAATACCCACACCTTAAATTCGTCTACGACCCTGTCTTCGGCGACTTCCACTCTGGCGGTCTCTATTTCGAAAAAGAAATCGCAACCTACTCCGTCAATCAACTATTACCACTCGCTCATACCCTCACTCCCAATCATTGGGAACTGGAATTTATTCTACAACAATCTTTCAAAACAATCAGCGAACTAAAAACCGCCATTCAGCAACACGACATCCTCAGAGATAAAACAATCGTTCTAACCAGTGCAAATCTGACCGATACGCCGCCGGATGTCATGGAAGTGATATTAATCCGGAAAGGAGAAACAACTCGCTTCTACGGGCCTAAAATCGCCCTGGAGACCACTGGCACCGGCGACCTGTTCACTGCCATCATTACCTCCCAGCTCACACTCGGAAAAAACATCGAACAAGCTATCCGCATTGCCATGGACTTCATCTATCACACACTCATTTACGTTCAGTCAGTCAATGAAAAAGAACTGAGTGCAGCTTCCCTCATGAAGCACCTGGACCTGCTAAAATAA
- a CDS encoding thioredoxin family protein, whose amino-acid sequence MTFKDYCDQFETILNKKAEEQPAPYDNPHYLNYTKLNWTRMNRWLKTGKLTDAFKTAIQNINTYQHWIIITEPWCGDAAHSVPFLEMASHLNPLIKVTYELRDSEPFRINQYLTNNGKSIPKLIIRNADGYDLATWGPRPKDCQEMYKRLTAEKADFDTVKMEIQKWYNANKGQDLQEEMTELLK is encoded by the coding sequence ATGACATTCAAAGATTATTGTGATCAATTTGAGACGATACTCAATAAAAAAGCCGAGGAGCAACCAGCACCATACGACAATCCTCACTACCTGAATTACACAAAACTAAACTGGACCAGAATGAACCGGTGGTTGAAAACCGGCAAACTCACAGATGCATTCAAAACTGCTATTCAAAATATAAACACATACCAGCACTGGATCATCATCACCGAACCATGGTGTGGCGATGCCGCACATAGCGTACCCTTCCTCGAAATGGCCAGTCATCTAAACCCACTCATAAAAGTCACTTATGAGTTAAGAGACAGCGAGCCCTTCAGAATAAATCAATACCTAACGAATAATGGAAAATCTATTCCAAAACTGATCATCCGCAATGCAGATGGATATGATCTTGCCACCTGGGGTCCCAGGCCAAAAGATTGCCAGGAAATGTATAAACGCCTCACAGCCGAAAAGGCTGACTTTGACACGGTTAAAATGGAGATTCAAAAGTGGTATAATGCGAATAAAGGACAGGATCTGCAAGAGGAAATGACGGAACTTCTAAAGTAA
- a CDS encoding DUF6515 family protein, which translates to MKAKIVLMLMILFTGVTMQVSAQYRHREKVVVVKNVPGHPRVVAYHGVNYHYTGGRYYRPVNGGYQRLAAPPAGLAVDFVPRGYKVRVHRGVRYYHRGNVYYREVRPHSYVVTERPW; encoded by the coding sequence ATGAAAGCGAAAATTGTTTTAATGCTGATGATCCTTTTTACCGGTGTTACAATGCAGGTATCTGCGCAATACCGTCACAGAGAAAAAGTAGTGGTAGTAAAGAACGTGCCCGGACATCCAAGAGTAGTGGCTTATCATGGAGTTAATTATCATTATACAGGTGGCAGGTATTACCGCCCCGTAAATGGAGGATATCAAAGATTAGCTGCACCGCCTGCAGGCCTCGCAGTAGATTTTGTACCGAGAGGTTATAAAGTGCGTGTACACAGAGGCGTTAGGTATTATCACAGAGGGAATGTATACTACAGAGAAGTAAGACCTCACTCTTACGTTGTGACCGAGAGACCTTGGTGA
- a CDS encoding MFS transporter, whose translation MKKSLLPLLLGGLGIGTTEFVMMGLLQDIASDLHITIPEAGHLISAYALGVVVGAPLLVMLSVKHPPKKILLSLMLIFTVFNALSAFSPSPFTLLMARFFAGLPHGAFFGVGSVVASRLADKGKQAQAIAVMFSGLTIANLVMVPIGTWIGHHLLWRYTFGLVAVIGLITLVAIKLWLPALPANENADPKREMEIVKNPQAWLVIAITAVGTGGMFAWISYISPLMTEVSRFSPDSVSWIMVLAGFGMIVGNLIGGKLADRFQPVYTCAGLLLCMAVNLLAIHYFSGNQFISLVLTFLTGALSMMIAAPIQILMINTSGDSEMLGAALIQAAFNIGNSLGAFLGGLPIVMGYGFTYPVVVGACMAVIGVGFAIRLIRMQNPPVKMDASGTTGMAI comes from the coding sequence ATGAAAAAGAGTTTATTGCCCTTACTGCTGGGCGGTTTAGGAATTGGAACAACTGAATTTGTAATGATGGGGCTTTTGCAGGATATTGCCAGTGACCTGCACATCACAATCCCTGAAGCTGGCCACCTCATCTCAGCCTATGCACTGGGCGTTGTTGTAGGAGCACCCTTGCTGGTTATGCTAAGTGTAAAGCACCCTCCTAAGAAGATTTTACTTTCGTTAATGTTGATTTTCACTGTGTTCAATGCTTTATCTGCATTCTCACCCAGCCCTTTCACACTACTCATGGCCCGGTTTTTTGCGGGTTTACCACATGGGGCTTTCTTTGGTGTAGGTTCAGTAGTAGCCAGCAGACTGGCAGATAAAGGTAAGCAGGCCCAGGCGATTGCGGTGATGTTCTCCGGACTGACGATTGCCAACCTCGTGATGGTGCCGATCGGTACATGGATAGGCCACCACCTGCTGTGGAGGTATACATTTGGACTGGTGGCAGTGATTGGTTTGATCACACTGGTAGCTATCAAATTGTGGTTACCTGCCTTGCCGGCAAATGAAAACGCCGATCCAAAAAGGGAAATGGAAATAGTAAAGAACCCACAGGCATGGTTGGTGATTGCAATCACTGCTGTAGGCACCGGCGGCATGTTTGCCTGGATCAGTTATATTTCTCCGTTGATGACGGAAGTATCCCGTTTCTCACCTGATAGTGTATCCTGGATCATGGTATTGGCCGGTTTTGGGATGATTGTAGGTAACCTGATCGGTGGTAAACTGGCTGATCGTTTTCAGCCTGTATATACCTGTGCCGGTCTCTTGTTGTGTATGGCTGTTAACTTGCTGGCGATCCATTACTTTTCCGGGAACCAGTTCATATCATTAGTCCTGACTTTCCTGACGGGGGCATTGTCTATGATGATTGCTGCGCCGATACAGATATTGATGATCAATACTTCTGGCGACTCAGAAATGCTGGGTGCCGCGCTGATACAGGCAGCCTTTAATATCGGGAATTCCCTGGGTGCGTTCCTGGGTGGGTTGCCGATTGTAATGGGATATGGATTTACGTATCCGGTGGTGGTAGGGGCTTGTATGGCGGTGATAGGAGTAGGTTTTGCGATCCGGTTGATCAGGATGCAAAATCCGCCCGTGAAGATGGATGCCAGTGGAACAACGGGGATGGCTATTTAG
- a CDS encoding ABC transporter permease — MLKLALKALQRNKLRSLLTMLGVIIGVAAVITIGALGEASKINIHQSLSSLGSHLIIILPNSSDAGGARLQGANIATLTIKDIETIQQEATLITGISPDVQSRGQAINGSLNWPTTVEGVNEQFLAIKNMRIKDGIPFSERDVRTYAKVCLLGQTVVDNIFPKGTNPIGKTIRFNKIPFKVIGIIAKKGQNTFGQDQDDMIIAPYTTVQKRITATNYFGSIFASAKSEALSFPASAELSNILRSAHRLGRNTENDFVIKTQAELIQTVGNVTGLLTILLTAIAGISLLIGGIGIMNIMYVSVTERTREIGLRMSIGARGIDILQQFLMEAVLISLAGGIIGILIGEGLSLLVVHILGWPPVVSQTSILLSFTVCSFIGIFFGYYPAQKASRLDPIEALRYE, encoded by the coding sequence ATGCTCAAACTCGCTCTCAAAGCGCTACAGCGCAATAAGCTCCGCTCCCTCCTCACTATGCTCGGCGTCATCATCGGCGTAGCAGCCGTGATCACCATCGGGGCCCTCGGCGAAGCTTCCAAAATCAACATCCATCAATCTCTATCATCCCTCGGCTCTCACCTTATCATCATCCTTCCCAACAGCTCCGATGCCGGCGGTGCCCGTCTACAGGGGGCTAACATCGCTACCCTTACCATCAAAGACATCGAAACCATCCAACAGGAAGCCACCCTCATCACCGGTATCTCTCCCGATGTCCAATCCCGGGGCCAGGCCATCAATGGCTCTCTCAACTGGCCCACAACAGTTGAAGGTGTAAATGAACAATTCCTCGCTATTAAAAATATGCGTATCAAAGATGGTATTCCTTTTTCAGAAAGGGATGTGCGTACCTATGCAAAGGTGTGTCTTCTTGGTCAGACGGTCGTAGACAACATCTTTCCCAAAGGCACAAACCCCATCGGCAAAACCATCCGCTTTAACAAGATCCCATTTAAAGTAATTGGGATCATTGCTAAAAAAGGTCAGAACACCTTCGGCCAGGATCAGGATGATATGATCATTGCACCATATACCACCGTGCAAAAGAGGATCACTGCTACGAATTATTTTGGCAGTATCTTCGCCTCTGCCAAATCAGAAGCCCTTTCCTTTCCTGCTTCTGCCGAGTTATCAAATATTCTCCGCTCCGCACACCGTCTTGGCAGAAATACAGAGAATGACTTCGTGATCAAAACACAGGCTGAATTGATTCAAACTGTCGGCAATGTCACCGGGTTATTAACTATCTTACTGACAGCTATCGCAGGCATATCGCTGCTCATAGGCGGTATAGGCATTATGAACATCATGTACGTCTCCGTCACCGAACGTACCCGTGAAATAGGCCTGCGCATGAGCATCGGTGCCAGGGGAATTGACATCCTTCAGCAGTTCTTAATGGAGGCGGTACTCATCAGTCTCGCAGGTGGCATCATTGGTATCTTAATAGGAGAAGGACTATCTTTATTAGTGGTCCACATATTAGGCTGGCCACCTGTTGTCAGTCAGACATCCATTTTATTATCTTTTACGGTTTGCTCTTTCATAGGCATCTTCTTCGGCTACTACCCTGCTCAAAAGGCATCCCGCTTAGACCCTATCGAAGCACTCCGGTATGAATAA